In one Deinococcus sedimenti genomic region, the following are encoded:
- a CDS encoding RNA ligase family protein, with protein sequence MRVKYPSTPHLPWSPGLQNDDRRIPDLSGLEGQEVVVTEKLDGENTSLYRHDLHARSLDTRPHPSRTWVKAERGRFGHEIPPGWRLCGENVFAVHSLRYEALAGYFYLFSVWDDRNVSRPWDEVREWAARLGVPTPRELYRGVWNEAALRALVVDTARMEGYVVRVTGEIGYAQFGRRVAKWVRAGHVQTDEHWLSRPVERNGLLLPEVS encoded by the coding sequence ATGAGAGTCAAGTACCCGTCCACCCCCCACCTGCCCTGGTCGCCCGGGTTGCAGAACGATGACCGCCGCATTCCCGACCTGAGTGGCCTGGAGGGGCAGGAGGTGGTCGTCACCGAGAAGCTCGACGGTGAGAACACCAGCCTGTACCGCCATGACCTGCATGCGCGCAGCCTGGACACGCGCCCGCATCCGTCGCGGACGTGGGTGAAGGCCGAGCGGGGCCGCTTCGGGCATGAGATCCCGCCCGGGTGGCGGCTGTGTGGGGAGAACGTGTTCGCGGTGCACAGCCTGCGGTACGAGGCGCTGGCCGGGTACTTCTACCTGTTCAGCGTGTGGGATGACCGGAACGTGTCGCGCCCGTGGGACGAGGTGCGGGAGTGGGCGGCGCGGCTGGGGGTGCCCACGCCGCGGGAACTGTACCGGGGCGTGTGGAACGAGGCGGCCCTGCGCGCGTTGGTAGTGGACACGGCGCGGATGGAAGGTTACGTGGTGCGCGTGACCGGCGAGATTGGGTACGCGCAGTTCGGGCGGCGCGTGGCGAAGTGGGTGCGGGCCGGGCACGTGCAGACCGACGAGCACTGGCTGAGCCGCCCCGTGGAACGCAACGGGCTGCTCTTGCCGGAGGTGAGTTGA